The segment AAGTGTCATAGTATTTGCTTTTAGTTGATTATTTGCAATAGCGGTAAAGAATTACTCTTCGCATTTCATTAATAAGGTTTATATTTTCTTGGAATTGCTTTTCTTTTTGTTCCAGAAGCTTTAAAGCTGCTACATGCTTAACATGTTGCTCGTGTTCTTCTATCATTGCTTTGGCTCTTGGATTGAATTCTTTTTTAAAATCCTGTAGCCTTAAAAACGGAATTACTGAACCGGTTAGATATTTATGCCAAAATCTTGTTTGCCATAGACTGAAAGCAACAAAATAGAAGTTTTCACAATCCTCTTCATTTTGGAAGATTATTGCAAAACTGTTTGTATATGCCTCTTTATTAGGCTTACCGCTGTTCAGCCCTTTGTTAAGAATAAAAATATGAGGACTTGCATAACAAGTGCCTATACGGTGGGATTTGATGATGAAATTCGTCATGGCTTCGGCTTTAAAGTCTAGTGCTCCGCTATGCTTCGCACACAAAATTTTTCAAAAGAAAAAAGAGAAAAAAAGAAAGCCGGTCGTCCAAGTGGAGGGTTTCAAAAAAAGCAAGTTTTTTGAAAAAAATACTACCCGATAAGTTCTACAGAACGCTAGGCATCGAGCTAAAAAAAATGTTTTATGGAATGGTATGGGTGGAGATTTTTTTCAAAACCCGAAGGGCTTGAACTTGCTTTTTTGAATACCCGGAACTTATCTTTGCTCTCTTTTTTATTTTTTTTTATTTTGATTTCCAAATCCACTTATTGTTAGATAATCTTGGTGCACTCGAATAGCGGTCGCGTCGGAAAGGGTATAAAATTCCGGAACGGATTTTATACTCTTTCTTTGGTTTGGTTTTATGGGTGCCGGAGATAGTGTTTAGTGCACTGGTGTCAGTGTTCAGAAGGTTTGTTGTAAAATAATCAGGAAGGCACTTATAAAAGCAATGCAAATACTTCCTATTTTATTCCGCAGGTGTTCTGGCAAGTGTATCATTTTTTATTTGCTAACCGGGTAATTTGTGATTGCTTTTATGGATAGCTGATGCCATGAAATAATGTACAGTTTGCAGAATACTGTTGCCAGAACAAATGTGATTTGTAACGGTGTTGCATCTGCTATCGTGAAAGCAATGTATACTGTTGTTATGAGCAAATAAAGCAATGATACTCTTGCTTGGTTTTGGTTTTATGGGTGCCGGAATTAGTGTTCAGTAATCAGTAGCCAGTATTCAGCGGTATAGTTGTAAAGTATTAGGGAAGGCACTCATAAAAGCAATGCAAACACTACCGATTTAAGCGTTTAGCTGATAAAGACAGTTAAAGAGAAAGTTAATAGAAATTGAGATAACCGGAATGCTTCTATTGAAAAGGTAAACGTTGTTTATGGCGGCGGTGAAGTGGTGGTTTTTTTAATAGCTGGGTGATGCGATGGGAGCTATTAAAAAAGTTGCCGCTGAACCGCCGACGAGAGCGTTGGGTGCGCGGCTTTTTTACATAATGTTGTTATAGTTCATGATTTGGGTTCTACAGATGCAGGGAGTTTCTTTATGAACTATAACGCCACATTATGTAACTAAGCTTTGGAGAAAAAATTACCGGCGCAAGTCACGCAGTGTACGTGTTATTGCATCAATAACTGTGACGGTAATTTTTTTAGGAGCGTTGGGAAGAAGTGGCAAAGGAATTTATAACGTTCCGACATTGTGGAAGGCTACGTACTAAGCAACTATTTTTATACCACTAAGATAAAATTACCTGCGAATTGTAAAAGTGAACTCACAACAAAATCCGCAATTGCGTACAGGCTGTTATAGGCAGTTGACTTATGTTTTATCAAACATTTTTCATACATTTAAAACTGGAAGAATAATCCAGATTTATTCTCATTATATATTCATCTTCGCCAATAAATTCATCCAAGAATCTTTCAGAAAAACCGCTTCCTCCAGAATCCCTTGCTTTGATCAAAACATTAACAAGAGGGAAAAATGTTCGTTTATAACTACCCAAATTACGAAAACATTCATCATATTCAAGAGTTTCCCTAGTGTCACAAATAATTAAAAAGCCACTACCTTTACTCATTCTTCGTACACATTCTAGTCGTCCAGTAAAACTTGCTATTTACCATTCTTATTAATTCTTCCACACGTGCGAAATAAAATAGGTCTTGTTGTTGGTAGATAATTCTTTAAAACAATATCCCAGACATCGAAAAAAGCTTTTCTTTTTCCATCTGGACCAGTACGAACCCAATTACAAATGAATATTACGGTAGAGTCTAAAATGGCAGTATCTTTCTGTAAAATATCAATTAGGTTTTGAGCTATTTCATTCTTTTGAGTTCTTGTTATTCGATATTGAAATTCATCCATTGTTTCTTGATTGAGCGTAATCTTTTTTACAATTGTCCATAACTGTTTCCCCGCTGCATGTAGTTGCGAAGTTCGGAACGGATTATTCTCTGTTAAAGATAAAAATTATTGCGAAACGTAAATGTGAACTTACCACAAAACTTGCAATTGCGTGAAATGGCTATTATCAGCTGGCTTATTGCAGGGCCACATCAGAGCACACATTAATTTCAAATCGCCCAAAATGACTTTTTGTGTATCCTTCTTCAAAACCTTTCAACTCACTTAATAAAATAGAAGTTTCAGGTCTGAAATTCATAATGTAATTTTCAAAACCTTCTTGACTGATTTCACTTGTTGTGTCAATGTCAGCAAAGCGTTTCGGATTTGTGTAAGCAAAGCTGCTCGACAGATGTGAACAATATCCGGTGTCTTTTATTTCTTGAACAGGAAAAACAATATTAATGAATTTGGAATAATCAGCATCTTGATTTAAATGAGCCTTTACGGAAAAATATTTAATAGCATTCAATCTTTTATTTTGTCGAACCCAATCTAATAAATACTGAGGTATTATATATTCGGGTTTGAAAGTTGCGTCAGTATTTAGAACTTTGATACTACAACAAAAAATCAAAGGCCATTTGATAATATAATCAAGTATCATAGAATCCCAACCATCAATTCCTTCTTCCATAATTTCACTTGTTTTATTGATGAGAGTAGCCAAGCTTTTCGGTGTTAAAGAAATATCTAAAGCATTTAATTTCATAAAATCCTTTATTTCAAATCTTGAAAGATAAAAGTCATTAAAATCAGGTCTATCTAATTCTTCCCAACAGACATATGAAGAATTAGCAAGGTAAAGGCAGGGTAATCCTGGTATACTAAATCTTTGTGTAGTTGCTTTATGTCTTAATTCAAACGGTAGATGAAACATTCCATCTCTATCGACTTCTTTTCACTTTTTCTACCTCTAAATAAAAGCCTGTTTTCACCTAAAGGATGACTGGCGTCAAATTCACTTACTAAATACTTCTCTATTTGTTGCATGCCTTTGTCAAAATGAGAATAAGATTTAGAAACGTAGCCTAGGTATAATTGTCTATAAGATTCTAGTAGTTCATCGCATAAAGTATGAATTTTTGGCTTAATAATTTTCAGTTTATCGACAATTGTACCTTCATCAATATTTTCTAAAATCTCTAAATATTCTTTAAAAGATTTCTCTATAAAACTTAAAAATGTAATGGGTTTGTCGTAGGATTTTGGCAACTGAAATGAGCCTTCTTCTATTGCTTGTATTGAGTTCATATTTAAAGGTTTGAAAACTAGCTGCTAACGTGCCGCCGCTTGGCGTAGTAGCGGCAAGTTAAAGAAAAATGTGATAAGAAATGCTTATGTCTAGAGTATTTTCCAAGAAAGACAAACCAGCTATTACGCCAAACGGCTGTTATGCTATGTTATTCTTTTTTACTATTTAATACTTCTGTAGCTTTTTGAATTCCAAGTTTTTCAGCTTTTCTAAGTGCGTTTTCTCCTTTTTCCATTTGGTCGTCATAAAGTAAGTAATGCCAATTTCATATAAAGCTTGTCCATGATCTGGTTTATCACTTAAAACAATTAAATAATCTTCGATTGCTCCTTTATAATCTTTGAGCAATCCTCTTGTTTTAGCTCTAAAATTATACACTGGAATCATTTTTGGTTCTATTTCTATACACTTTGAAAAATCAAAAAAAGCTTCATGATATTTTCCATTGCGTAATCTTGATTCACCACGTTGAGTGAAATTCATATAGTTTTTCGGGTCGATGCTAATAGCTTTTGTAAAATAATTTCTGCTTTATCATATTCTTTAAGTTCCATATAACAGTTAGCTAATGTTACATAGTTCCGCTCCTTGTCAGGTTCAATAAGAATTAGTTTTTCGCCAATAGGAATACAAGCTTCAAATCTATTTAAAGCAAATAGGCATAACAGTTTATGTGCATTTGCTTCTAAAGAATTAGGATTAAATTCTAAAGCTTGAGTAAAATTCAAAATAGCTCCTTCAAAATCTTTGTTTTCGAGAGCAATTTCTCCAAGTTTAAATGCAGATTCAAATGTTGTTGCGTATACAAATTTTTTAAAGTCTTTATAATCCATTCTTCTTATTTATTAGGGAGTTCTGATAATATCGCATAACTAGTAAATATACTCAAGTTTACACAACTTATTCAAACAAATGTTAAGATTAAAATATTGCAATTTGAGTAGATATGAATATTGATTTATGATTAATTATTAACAAGTTAGTTCAAAATAAAACCATTTAAATGAATAAATGGTTTTAAAATACATGTAAGTAGATATTAACTAAAAAATGAAATGCAGTAGTCAAATAAGCCTACTGCATTTTAAATAGCCTGATGGAAGTGGCACGAAGTAGAACGGACAGCAGGAAAATGGAAGCCTCGTATTGCCCGAGCCATTCGCTCATAATAAAGAATACTAAGCTGAGGATTGGAGAATAGTAGTTGTACTGTAGTTATATTCAGGTATAGGTTCCGGTTTATCATCAACGTTTAATTTAATTCTATGTACTTCATCGAGAAATTCTGATTCACCTTTGGGCATTAACTGTAATGCAAGTTCTATGATGTTTGCAAAATCAATATTAGGATTACCTACAGTATCTGAAATATAGGGTTCTTCTGTTTGCCAAGCTACACAACATAATTTCATTAGGTCTGAAACTGTCGCATATAGCGACGAATAACTTGAAAAGTTAATCGTAATTTGCCAGATATCGTCTCGCTTGGGATGTTGCTTCATGGAATTCAACAACCAGTCAGAATTTTAAGGAGTTTTTCAAATTCAGCTTTCATATGTTTAGATTTTAAATTGCTATTAGCAGTTTGCTAACTGTGAAGGAAGAGATAGATAAATGTTTTCCTCGATAAAATCCGATGCGATTGAACTTGCTTCCACCGGTTGTAATATTGATTCTCTTATGTAATCTAATAAATCAGCTTCTTCATAAGGTATCAAGTCTAAAATAACACCCAAGACACCCGCTATATTGTTGATGGTTCCGGTATATGTGCTGAACCACCGTGGTCACCAGCTTCTAATGCTAAAATGGAAACTTTAACGATATCGGCAATAAGAAACATTACATCGGAATAGCCGGAGAGGTTTAATTGAATAGTGTCACGTTTCTTTTTAACATTTTGAGATTCCAAAAGAACGAAGTACTTAGCTGCTAAGTCACGCAGCTCTGGCGCAGTGTTGAGAATTTGTTGTCATGGTATAATAGTTTTTGTGTTATCTATTCGTTCTAGTTCTTGAAGTGCTATAGTATTAGCTTGTTTGTAGAAATTTTGGCAGGCATTAAGAATCCATAAATAATCCTCTAACTCTGCATTTAGCCTATACCAATGCCTTAGCATTGATGGTGGAGCACACAACATTTTATATCTTTTTGTTGCCAATTCAGATTGTTGCGAAAAGATTTCAGATGGCAGTGTTGTAAAATGGCCACATAAAAGAAGAAGATATTTTAAACTATACTCATTGGGCATATATCCCATAAAAACACGGATTAATCCAAGAACTATTTGTTCTATAGCTATGTGAAGATTGGCTATACTACATAGTACAATTTCCGGATTTTGAGTAATGGAAACTGATTGTAAATAAAATCAGCTACAGCAGAACATTTAAGCCAGTAATCACGGTCTATATTTATATCGCGATAAAGTATTCCATTAGATTTTATAAAAGGAGGAGCCGATTTATCTATATACAAACGCTGACCTTTTCTAAAGACTTTATCAAAAAACAATTGTTGGTTTAATTGATTTGATGCTAAATCAGTTGGTTTATGGATTAGTAGCGATACTGAAATAATTTTCCCTGAACGTTCAGCTATTAAATTAGCAATATCAGTAGATCCACCCGGGTATGCCTTGTCCGAAATGATTAAAATATCAAAATGGTGAATGGCCGTGTTTCTTTCTAATTGAGATTGAAGAATATTAGAAGTAATAGATGAATTATTCCTATAACCAAATACAAAAACGGTACATGGATTGAGTCTTTTGTTAATTGAATCCAGGGTAAGCTGAATTTCTTCGAGAGGTAAAATTGTTGTTTCCATCGTGCATGTAATTTTCATGCAATTAGTAACGTCAGAGGGGTATGAAACAAAATAGGTTGTATGTAACAAAGTAAAATTGTTATCCACAAATGCCTGCTAGCCTAATTATAATAGGTTATTTCACGTATAATGTGGTACTGTAATATATCGTCAATATAGGAATGCATTTGAATCCAATTTCCATTTTTGTCATATTCATGGTGAAATGTTTTTTCCAACCATTATCTTCAAACATTCACAACTAATTTCAAGTTTCTTTCATTACAGTTTCAAGGTAACATAATTCAGTTTTACCTGTATTTTCATTGATATCAAAAGTTTTAATTGTATTTTTTTTTTTTCGTCAAATTCGAATTTATTCCAATAGACAATACCATCGCTATCTCGTTCTAACTTTCCTCAATAATTCTATTTTTATCGTCGTAACAAACTGTATAAGTACCATTTTCAAAAAGATCAGAATCACTTGTATATCTTATCGTTTCTTTGTTTTCGTAATAATTGTGTTTTTGTTGTTCAATTTTGATACTATTAAATGGCTCATATTCAGTATAAGTTTCTAACTCAACTTTGTTATTACCATTATATGATATTGTAGTTTCCCCAAGAAGTTTGTTTGTATTCAGTTCAGATTTTAGTATTCTTATTAACTGATTGGATTATTATAGAAAACTGTAATTTGCTTTTACCTTTGAACTTTCTTCAATCTTCTCAGTAGATTGCCTTCTTTTGAAAATGTAAAGCGAAAAGAAGTGACACTTTATTCATGTGCAAAGCCGGTTCATTTTGAATATCAACTTTAGATTGTAAGTATCCTGCTTGATTTGATAAATTCCGTTAGCATATTGTTTTGAGCACTATTATAATCTTCGTAAAACATAGTTTAATGAGTTTTAAAACTATCCATTTGTCTTCAATTTACCGGCAATATAAACTTCCATGAAATACAAATCATAGTCTAGTTCTCCGGAATTACAATTACTCTGTAATCTTTAATTTTCACCTGTTGAATTTTTAATAATTCAGTGGTAATTCATTTCGTAAACCTTTATGTCCTGAAAAATGTTTTGCTTTTAAATATGAAAAACTAGTTTCATTGTGTTTAGTACCCCAAGCATGTTGATATAATCTTCTAAATACTGTTCGAAATACCTACATAAATTGAACTATTTATTATTTTCTTGTAATTCACCAAATAATAAGTCCTTTTAGTTCGTCTAGTTTATTGCTTTTTTTGCTAGTTTGGAATTACAAGTTACTGAAGTTTAGTTAGAAATCCTTTTGTTTATGACCTTTTCGGTCTGGTACAGTTCTTTTACAGATAGACAATTTGGATTAGAAAGTGTTGTTAATATTTTCAATTACTCTGTCACATTTCTCAATTAACTGTGTAAAATCATTAGGAAACTTTTCTTGGTTGTAATTCATAGGTTAGTTTCAATTATGGTTTGTTTTGAAAATACGCAGTACTCCATTTTACCTCCAATTGTAAATAACGCAAATCATTGTCATGAATTTGCTGTATGCAAATCAAGTGATTGGACTAATACATTGCGGTCAAATTCTAATAAATTGGGAGTTTAATACTTGGTAAATACCATTGGCTCTGAGATAGCTTTTAATATGAATTAGTAAGTTCTGAGTAGAATACTTTCCTCCATTAAGCGGTCATTTCATTATTTGCTCTTATACCATCTTTGTCGCTCTCGGAATTATAATTACATCAAAATTGATTGCATTGATGTAATAAGAAATAAAGCGTCCTCATAGAAGCCTGAAAAGTAAGGTTTAATCTGTAACAAATTCATCTTCATTTATGTTTGGAAATAATCCTAAAATTCTTGGATAAACTCCGGCGGATTTGCGTTAGGATGCTCTTTTACAAAAGCTCTTATTTTTCAAGGTATTTTTCTTTTTTTGTTTTTAACGTTCCTTGAACCCCTAAAGCATAGTTTACACCCAATAACAATTTATTTTCATCGTCCACCGATCGAGTTTATTTTCAGGAAGTGTTATAGTCCTTCTTTTATCACTTGCAATAATGATAAATCATTGTGAACTATATTGGAAATTAATGTCATTAGCTATGTATTTTTGAAGAGTCAAAAACATAATAAGTGTCTTTTTTTATAATTATGATCGTAATACGATATCCTGCAAACACTATCATATCGATATTTACTATCGACTCAGCTATTATTAAATCAATTACTTTGTCAATTACAGGAAGAGGGACAACAAACCATTCCGAGGAGTTATTCGTCTACCATTTTCATCATAGATATCCACATTTAAACATACCTCAGCAAAAAAGCGATGTAACAATTGCTCAAATTATGTGGATTAATATTATAGCATTTAATTGTTGAAACAATGTGAACATCTGCCATAAGATAAGTTGGTTCTTTTTGGCATTCTTCACTCTATCTTTAACATCTACTTTAGAGAACCAATTTTATAAAGTCTTTAATTGATGCAATATCTTTGTTTGTCGATTTGGATTTTAGAATGTAGATCCAACCAGTTTCAGTATCATCTTCATTGACATGTTTGCGTTTTTAAACAATTCATTTCTATTGAGCTATCTGTTTCTGTAACAATTTTTCCATTGTTTAGAAGTTGTTTACCCAATGAACGATACAGCATATTACTTTCAGTCCCATTTTCAAAAATGATTCTAGTACGACCATCTTTTCGAACTCTGTTTCCGGAAGGAATTTTTCGCTCTTTTCTTCTACATCTACGCGCTCAAGAAATAGTAATATGCCATCTAAATATAGAATCTTCCCTCTTCTAAGTTAGTTTCGGTACTGTCAAATGGTTTTAATTTCTCAACCCTTTTCTTAATTCTTCATGACTTTAAGAAGGCAGGTTCATAAGTGGTAAACTCGGAATCTTTAATAGGTTTTCTTCTTGCAACAAAATCAGCTTCTTCTCGATCTTTTGAACTTGGA is part of the Flavobacterium phycosphaerae genome and harbors:
- a CDS encoding DUF6943 family protein — translated: MTNFIIKSHRIGTCYASPHIFILNKGLNSGKPNKEAYTNSFAIIFQNEEDCENFYFVAFSLWQTRFWHKYLTGSVIPFLRLQDFKKEFNPRAKAMIEEHEQHVKHVAALKLLEQKEKQFQENINLINEMRRVILYRYCK
- a CDS encoding tetratricopeptide repeat protein; the encoded protein is MNFTQRGESRLRNGKYHEAFFDFSKCIEIEPKMIPVYNFRAKTRGLLKDYKGAIEDYLIVLSDKPDHGQALYEIGITYFMTTKWKKEKTHLEKLKNLEFKKLQKY
- a CDS encoding tetratricopeptide repeat protein yields the protein MDYKDFKKFVYATTFESAFKLGEIALENKDFEGAILNFTQALEFNPNSLEANAHKLLCLFALNRFEACIPIGEKLILIEPDKERNYVTLANCYMELKEYDKAEIILQKLLASTRKTI